ATGATAAGCTTTAAAATTGAACTCTTGCAGAATGGTAAAACTGAGCAAAAATTCTGAAGCATTATCAATTTCCATGagtgaaaaaagaagaagaaactaatGGATTTGCATGATTCTAATCTTATCTCAAATTTGAAGCTTCAGTATCAGTAAGATCGTATATGATCCCTACTTCTGGTTTACCTAACTGGGGATTGCCTGAAGATTTTGCAGTTGAAGCAACTATTTTAGCATTTGGAGGTACTGGATATTCTTTCGAATGACCTGAAATGGTGAGAAACCCATTATCATCTTGCTCCCAGAGTACTTCAACCAAAAGCCCCCTTGGATTTTCTTCAGATTCTGTCTTTGGAACACCTACGTAATTTGCACCATTGGGTATCTGCAAAAGCCACCAACTAATCAAGTTTCTGTAGTAGAATGTAGATACAAAGTATAAGCAAATTCTTGCGTGCTTGTTTGCATATGTGATGGAAGTTGTATGAACTCACCCTTAGTGTTTGCCCAGATGTTAATGTTATATTAACCAAGTTTCCTTCAGTTAAAGCATTTTCTAGCTCCGCTTTTTTGGCAATGTTCAAGAAGACCTCTTCTAGTGTTGTCAAACCAAGTTGGATATCCGCTATTCCAAACTCATACTTTCTGTCTTCAAGCTCATCAAAAAATTCCTGTAATAACATTACAATATCAAGTTGAGCACAGAAGGCACAGTTTGTAAAACCAAAAAGGAGAATTGGATGTTTACCGATAAAAATGGCTCTTGCTCATGAGGAATAACATAAGTCACAAATGACTTATTCTCCTTTTTAGGTACCACATCCAAATGCTGCAAGTTAAGATGTCAGTAAGTCGGAGAATGGATTTTAAGAAATTGCTTCAGTAACTAACATCACTGAAAATGTGACATACATGCTTGAAGAACTGCTTCACAGCCTCATGATGAGGTTCAGTTATTGCATCTCCTTGTCTTGACGTGCTCTCTGCGAAGCTAACTGAAGCAATTAAACCAGTCCCGAACCGTGATTTCAACCTTATTGACGTACCAATGCAACAGAGCTTCCCCTTTGCAACAATTGCTATGCGGTCTCCTAATATGTCAGCTTCCTCCATAGAGTGAGTCGTCAGAATAATTGAACGGCCTTTCTTCTCGTCCTCTATTACGTCCCATACATGTCTACGAGTAACTGGATCCATTCCTGTGGTCTATACATCAAACGAGTACTCTCAGATATAAATGAAATACACATAAATATGAAATCATCAACCCATTGGGACATCCATGGTGCATATCCCCATCTGGCTATTGAACCATCTAAAATTGGAATGTACAAAAAATCTCAGTCAGTTGCTGTTTCAATTTCACTATTGCTAAATGACAGTTCCAACCAAAAAGTATTATTTTTCACGGCTGTTCTTGTTACTATTTGTTCGATTATGGTACCAAAAAGTACCTAGGATCAGAAAGCAGCAACAAAGAAAAGGGAAGGTTCTTGTTTCATACTGAAACTGGTAGTCTGTTGTTCTGCACAAACACTAAATGAGTATCCCTTAAACCCATGTATTTAAAACAAGTGCAATTATGATTACCGGCTCATCCAAAATGACCAATTTTGGGTCTCCAATAAGAGAACAAGCAACACTGAGGCGACGCTTCATCCCTCCACTGCAGCTTGCGGCCCTTACTCTTGCTGCATCAGCAAGCTTTACCTTTGCTagtaattccttgacaatctgCTTTGCCAGTAACAGTTTTAtaaagttaactcaaaaaaagaaggaaaaatggcAAACTCGAATTGCAGATTTTCAGAATCGCAAAGGATGTACCGAATTGAGTGAAGAAGAGGGTAGACCCTTGATACTTCCAAAGAGCTGGAGGTGTTCTTGACAGGATAGCTCCGCCCAAAGAATATCAAACTATATAAACAAGCACACAGTTTCAAAAGATTGTTATTCTTTGGTTTTCAGACTACGAATTATCATGTTCTTGAGCTGAAAAGTAAAATGCAAACCTGAGGACAAACTCCTATGAGTCTTCGGATATTTGTCATACCAACCGAGCTTCGAACTGAATTCCCATATATCAAAGCTGTGGATAGATGGTGAAATAAGGTGATTATTAGACATCACTTGCATATAGAAAACCATGTAACTAATATCCTGATAAAGAGGTTATTACCATCTCCGCCTGTCACGGGTATGTTGCCAATCAAACAGTTTATCAAAGTAGTTTTTCCAGCTCCATTAGGTCCAAGAAGACAAAATAATTGATCCTTTTCAAAGTTCATCCACACACCCTGAAAATTATACAACATAGTTGAAGCAACTATTCAACATTCAACTCAGTTTGCACACAACATGGTCGGACGCCCAATCATGACAGTTGTTAGACAACTAGAACAACTCTTAAAAGGTTGTTTTGTTACCTTGACAGCATGGTAAGTTGAAGTTCTGGTTAATGTACAGCAACAACCACCACAGCGCTTGAGTTTGATTGTTCCAGGATATGCCTTTGCAAGACCACGTAGTTGAACCGCAATATTTGAATCGTTGTTCATGTTGTAATTTTCCCTCATTTGGTCTTTCACCATACGTTTCTCTTCGAGGATATCTTCATCATCTGGATTCttttcatctaatagtggaaCTTcacttgtacaaatacaacctgggaaatgaaatgtaaagattgagTCCTTTGTTCACGATAAATAGCAAGATAACTTGGACGATCACGGGGACGGAAAAGGTCAGCTTATTACCTTCAGCAGAGTTACCTTCACTGCTTCCAGTCCAGTAGCGCGGATTCAAGAAAAAAAAGACTGATTTTCGTACACCAGATGAGTTTGGGATAACATTGTCCAAGTACAGAGCCAAAAGAAACCAGAAAACGAAGTTCCCCACAAGCCATTTAAATGTATCATCCTATCAAAATCATACATAATCAAGTAAATGCCAATTTTATTTGGAAACAAAAAACCAGGAGATCAAAAGATGCAACTATCGGATGAACAAGTCCTTTAGTAGAGCCTTAAGTGAGAGTATACCATAGTTGAACACGGCCCGTCAGGTGGAAATATTATACCAGTACATTTATTTCTGTTATTCCAGCTAATTCCTTTATCATCATGAGTTCTTGTCGCCGCCTGAAGTACTTGAATGACTCCACTGAAAATATTAGGAGGAAAGAAGTTCCACAGAATTCTGTATCTTGTTGGGAACATTTTCACGAGATCCACAGGAACAAGAGTCTGCATCAACATTAACACCATTGTTAttttaacaacaacaacatactACTGTACATGTACGAGCTTGAGACAGATCTTACCCCGGTTACATAACTGAtgataaaaataaagaaaccaaTAGTATTTGCTGCTGATGACTTGCTAAGGAGAGTTGAAAGCGCAAAGGCGAAACCAATCTAGCATCATAAGTAAGAACCCAAGGATTTCAAagtgatactgatgatgatttagTATTAAAGAATGCCCAAGGTACTTACCATACTGAATTGAAACAGgaagaaacaaaagaacaaaaccACAATACTATTGTGCACGAAAAAGTCAAACCGAGATATCACCCCTAAGGCAACAGTAAGAAGCGATGAAATGAATATGATAACAGTTCCCCATACGAGCCATGATAACCAATATGCGGATTCATAAAGACCCATTATAGACATCACCTGTACATAATGAAAATGGGATACCAATGCTTGTCATCAAGTGTTTTTAATTCTTTCTTAAACCCGAAATATGtaaaagaaaagcaaaaaaacAAGAACAAGCGCATTACCTGACGCAGCTTAAGTTCTTTCTCCCCAACCAAAGAACTCATTTGCGATATGAAAGGAAACATTGTTATCGCAAGAAGGAAAACCAATCCTGCGAGGTCAAATGCAGATTCATATTCGGTTGCAGGATATGCAAATTCCTTCAATCCAACACTCCACTTTAAATTTGGGTCTGGCACATAAACTGGAAATTATCAGAATAGGAGTACCAGCAGTACTACCAAAGGAAGGACTGAgacaagagaaagaaaaatgaatGAGACGATGAGCATGAATGTGTTACCTTGATTAAGAAACCTCGCAATTTCACGCTCGGCAGCAATTTGAAATGGTAATTGAAACTTAAAAAGAGGGTCTTCACTTACTCCTCGTATCGTCGTACTTGAGTAGTTTGTTTGTATCCCATAGCTTATTACAGTAGCACTTTTATCAATGAAGTGTAAGGCCCCAACACAATGCATTGGCTCTCTATAAAGCCAATCATCTACATCAGCACTTGTATTAAATGATTTGACCTGCCAATTCCAACACACCCAAAAGTGTTAGAACTTGATTAATACCCAGATAAGACTGAAAGCGTCTTGCAATTAGAACCAAGAACATAAATTatgaacaaaataaatatatttgCACATCGACTATGGACTTTATGAACAACCAATGCTATTGAAATGCACAAATCTAGATTCTGGGGCTATTCTAACACCTGATTATAACAATTGGATGAGATATTTACCTTTTCTGAAGGGATGGGCCTGCCAGGATTGTTCAACATTATCTTCTCCACAATTGATTGAATCCTCGGACTTTGATTCCCACTCCACGCGAAATCATAACAAGGAAGCTGGATGAAGTTCTTTGTTTCACACGGAGGAATTGGTGGAATAATGAAAGCTTCAGGATCATGGACATCTATAGTTCCGGCCGACCCAAAACCAGAATTCATAAGTTTATCAACACAAACCAATAAGAGTATGAAGACAACCGGCGAGAATAATTGCCCAAAAAATGATTTCTTATTTCTCCATGACAATAGTATGTTTTTCTTGAACAATGCTATGAATTGTTGTACCAGTAGAGGTATTCCTTCCAATACCTCTACCATCTTTCTCTCCTTCTACCTCttgcaattcttcttcttctcttggaTGGTGTAGAAGAAATGATTCTATTGGTTTAGGAAGATTTTAATGATCAAAGTTGATCCAGCCATTTACTCCAAGATGCTTTCTCATTAAATTCTGTTcttaacaaaagaagaaaaagaaaaggaaacaaaaattaccaaAAAAACTAACTGACAACATCAACCCCTTAAGAGAAATAGCGCGTAGTTTTAAATGCAGTTTTCTTTTCTTAAGTGTACCCCACTGGAATTTTTACGAAATCCCATTAAAATCTGTGCACTTTTATTGGGAGCCGTTGGATTACGGGAGGTGGTTATACTTTACTTTTTACTCTTTGTATTTCTAGGTGAATCATATGACTGGAGCATGGACATTTCTTCTTGATTGTGATGTGTTGTTTAAGAATATAAAGAGTCCTTCTTGCTTTCATACAGTTGAAAACAGCTGTTAAATGTACCTAAATATATCTACTACCTCAAACTGGTTAAAATTTTAATGGGTTACAGtacatttgtaaatgttgtataaAGATAGAAAGCATTTCATATTAAGAAACTACATATAATTACATTGATAATAATACAAATATTCACGACGCAGTAGGAGTAAAGAAAAATTTATAACACAGTGATCAAATATATAactggaagaagaaaatgaagtatCAAACACGTATGACACTATAAGCTAGTGGTGGTATAATACTGCAATTGCTATAAATGTCGGAAAGTTTGCCGGTGATTTGAGCCCTCGATTTCAGTAGGGTCAAAGATGATACCATGAACAAGTTGCGTCCTGCCTAAGAAACTCCTTTGCCTAGTCAAGACTGGTGTGGTAGCTGCAGCGACTGGTTGAGCATTTCTGGGTACAGTAGATTCAGGCGAATGACCTGAAATGCATAATGCACCGGTTTCGTCTTGCTCCCAGTATACTTCAACCATAAGACCTCTTGGATTTTCTGTAGATTCTGTTCCAGGAATACGCTCCTCTTGGTATCTAAATAAAAAGTCAGACATTCAATCAGAAAG
This genomic stretch from Papaver somniferum cultivar HN1 chromosome 5, ASM357369v1, whole genome shotgun sequence harbors:
- the LOC113281610 gene encoding ABC transporter A family member 2-like isoform X2, with translation MVEVLEGIPLLVQQFIALFKKNILLSWRNKKSFFGQLFSPVVFILLLVCVDKLMNSGFGSAGTIDVHDPEAFIIPPIPPCETKNFIQLPCYDFAWSGNQSPRIQSIVEKIMLNNPGRPIPSEKVKSFNTSADVDDWLYREPMHCVGALHFIDKSATVISYGIQTNYSSTTIRGVSEDPLFKFQLPFQIAAEREIARFLNQDPNLKWSVGLKEFAYPATEYESAFDLAGLVFLLAITMFPFISQMSSLVGEKELKLRQVMSIMGLYESAYWLSWLVWGTVIIFISSLLTVALGIGFAFALSTLLSKSSAANTIGFFIFIISYVTGTLVPVDLVKMFPTRYRILWNFFPPNIFSGVIQVLQAATRTHDDKGISWNNRNKCTGIIFPPDGPCSTMDDTFKWLVGNFVFWFLLALYLDNVIPNSSGVRKSVFFFLNPRYWTGSSEGNSAEGCICTSEVPLLDEKNPDDEDILEEKRMVKDQMRENYNMNNDSNIAVQLRGLAKAYPGTIKLKRCGGCCCTLTRTSTYHAVKGVWMNFEKDQLFCLLGPNGAGKTTLINCLIGNIPVTGGDALIYGNSVRSSVGMTNIRRLIGVCPQFDILWAELSCQEHLQLFGSIKGLPSSSLNSIVKELLAKVKLADAARVRAASCSGGMKRRLSVACSLIGDPKLVILDEPTTGMDPVTRRHVWDVIEDEKKGRSIILTTHSMEEADILGDRIAIVAKGKLCCIGTSIRLKSRFGTGLIASVSFAESTSRQGDAITEPHHEAVKQFFKHHLDVVPKKENKSFVTYVIPHEQEPFLSEFFDELEDRKYEFGIADIQLGLTTLEEVFLNIAKKAELENALTEGNLVNITLTSGQTLRIPNGANYVGVPKTESEENPRGLLVEVLWEQDDNGFLTISGHSKEYPVPPNAKIVASTAKSSGNPQLGKPEVGIIYDLTDTEASNLR
- the LOC113281610 gene encoding ABC transporter A family member 11-like isoform X1 is translated as MVEVLEGIPLLVQQFIALFKKNILLSWRNKKSFFGQLFSPVVFILLLVCVDKLMNSGFGSAGTIDVHDPEAFIIPPIPPCETKNFIQLPCYDFAWSGNQSPRIQSIVEKIMLNNPGRPIPSEKVKSFNTSADVDDWLYREPMHCVGALHFIDKSATVISYGIQTNYSSTTIRGVSEDPLFKFQLPFQIAAEREIARFLNQDPNLKWSVGLKEFAYPATEYESAFDLAGLVFLLAITMFPFISQMSSLVGEKELKLRQVMSIMGLYESAYWLSWLVWGTVIIFISSLLTVALGVISRFDFFVHNSIVVLFFCFFLFQFSMIGFAFALSTLLSKSSAANTIGFFIFIISYVTGTLVPVDLVKMFPTRYRILWNFFPPNIFSGVIQVLQAATRTHDDKGISWNNRNKCTGIIFPPDGPCSTMDDTFKWLVGNFVFWFLLALYLDNVIPNSSGVRKSVFFFLNPRYWTGSSEGNSAEGCICTSEVPLLDEKNPDDEDILEEKRMVKDQMRENYNMNNDSNIAVQLRGLAKAYPGTIKLKRCGGCCCTLTRTSTYHAVKGVWMNFEKDQLFCLLGPNGAGKTTLINCLIGNIPVTGGDALIYGNSVRSSVGMTNIRRLIGVCPQFDILWAELSCQEHLQLFGSIKGLPSSSLNSIVKELLAKVKLADAARVRAASCSGGMKRRLSVACSLIGDPKLVILDEPTTGMDPVTRRHVWDVIEDEKKGRSIILTTHSMEEADILGDRIAIVAKGKLCCIGTSIRLKSRFGTGLIASVSFAESTSRQGDAITEPHHEAVKQFFKHHLDVVPKKENKSFVTYVIPHEQEPFLSEFFDELEDRKYEFGIADIQLGLTTLEEVFLNIAKKAELENALTEGNLVNITLTSGQTLRIPNGANYVGVPKTESEENPRGLLVEVLWEQDDNGFLTISGHSKEYPVPPNAKIVASTAKSSGNPQLGKPEVGIIYDLTDTEASNLR